A single Gemmatimonadota bacterium DNA region contains:
- a CDS encoding metallophosphoesterase, with protein sequence MPISPDRVRIAAMSDIHCSRTSQGALQPIFAAAAERADVIAICGDLTDYGLPEEARVLVKELAGIGAQVVAVLGNHDYESGKQTELHDILNDAGVHVLDGEAVEILGVGFAGTKGFAGGFGSGTLGAWGEAEVKSFVNEAIHEALKLETALARIRTEPRVAIMHYSPVRATVVGESPEIFPFLGCGRLEEPLARYPVAAVLHGHAHNGTPEGATSGGVPVYNVAMPLLLKLNPDSMPVKFIEVAARPGGHSTDISSRTYIGPERRGGSTATRSTGSA encoded by the coding sequence ATGCCAATTTCTCCCGACCGCGTGCGAATCGCCGCGATGAGTGACATTCACTGCAGCCGGACTTCGCAGGGGGCCTTGCAGCCGATCTTTGCTGCGGCCGCCGAGCGTGCAGATGTCATCGCGATATGCGGTGACCTTACGGACTATGGGTTGCCGGAAGAGGCACGCGTGCTGGTAAAGGAGCTTGCTGGAATTGGCGCGCAGGTGGTCGCCGTGCTCGGGAATCACGATTACGAATCCGGGAAGCAGACTGAGCTGCACGACATTCTGAACGATGCCGGAGTCCATGTGCTCGACGGCGAAGCGGTGGAGATACTCGGCGTCGGATTCGCGGGCACAAAGGGATTCGCGGGCGGTTTCGGGAGCGGAACGCTCGGCGCGTGGGGCGAGGCGGAGGTCAAGAGCTTCGTCAACGAGGCGATACACGAAGCGCTGAAACTGGAGACCGCGCTCGCGCGCATTCGCACCGAGCCGCGTGTGGCGATCATGCACTATTCGCCCGTCCGTGCAACGGTGGTGGGCGAGTCACCCGAGATATTTCCGTTCCTGGGATGCGGCAGACTGGAAGAGCCGTTGGCGCGCTATCCCGTGGCTGCTGTACTGCATGGTCACGCGCACAACGGTACGCCTGAGGGAGCGACGAGCGGCGGCGTTCCGGTCTACAACGTCGCGATGCCACTGCTGCTCAAGCTGAATCCCGATTCAATGCCGGTGAAGTTCATCGAAGTGGCTGCACGACCCGGCGGGCATTCAACCGACATTTCCTCTCGCACATACATCGGCCCCGAGCGGCGCGGCGGCAGCACGGCGACGCGATCCACCGGAAGCGCGTAG
- a CDS encoding ATPase, T2SS/T4P/T4SS family codes for MNWLINAADKAGWQAASKPAIVASTTLESAWRAVANAYAVSEAELASQVAALFRIQPAALDAVEPRAVKLVPEKTARKHHVLPLRESQNEIVVATSDPTDYNAEQAVQFTAGRRVVLEVAPYQALLDAINAHYSPERAMEGLLRSMDVTLSDVKVVETEVADQVAASEADAAPVIQLTNMVLHAAIACNASDIHLEPGRHQGVVRFRVDGVMRQYMQMPLIALTRVVSRIKVLAKLDIADRLRPQDGRTRVSIAGRTFDLRISTVPTREAEKAVVRILNPDASRSLEDLGIADHELARLKYLLSFREGVVIVTGPTGSGKTTTLYGGVRELAAQAINIMTVEDPVEYELPGVTQIQIDPKRDVTFASALRAILRQDPDVVFVGEIRDAETASVALQAAATGHLVLSTLHTNDAVGAIQRLIDLGLDRAALAPALRGVVGQRLIRRLCSVCSIEQPEQRDAGTVRLERAFGVRQARRAVGCKECGETGYRGRIPLDEVLVSSPDFQEKLTRNAPALDLQRAAEKGGMRPIREVALGHVVVGDTTLDEVERVLGEGEGPPERGDERPRILVVDDDPVTRELAVGVLKATGFTVEQATDGQAALDLLAHDSRFALVTLDLSMPRVTGLDVLRKMRASAATAGVPIVVLTSTDGEEMEINLMNEGADDYLRKPLDPARFIARIRAVLRRAAN; via the coding sequence ATGAATTGGCTGATTAACGCCGCCGACAAAGCTGGTTGGCAGGCCGCCTCCAAGCCAGCGATTGTGGCAAGCACCACTCTGGAATCCGCATGGCGCGCCGTGGCCAACGCTTACGCAGTATCGGAGGCAGAGCTCGCCTCCCAGGTGGCAGCGCTGTTTCGCATCCAGCCTGCCGCACTCGACGCCGTCGAACCGCGCGCCGTCAAGCTCGTTCCCGAGAAGACCGCGCGGAAACATCATGTTCTGCCGCTTCGTGAGTCACAGAACGAGATAGTCGTCGCGACCAGCGATCCCACCGACTACAACGCGGAGCAGGCTGTGCAGTTCACGGCTGGCCGTCGCGTGGTGCTGGAGGTCGCTCCCTATCAGGCGCTGCTGGACGCAATCAATGCACACTATTCGCCCGAGCGGGCGATGGAGGGGTTGCTGCGCTCGATGGACGTCACGTTGAGTGACGTCAAGGTGGTCGAGACGGAAGTAGCCGATCAGGTCGCGGCGAGCGAGGCAGACGCCGCGCCGGTGATTCAGCTCACGAACATGGTTCTGCATGCGGCAATCGCATGCAATGCGAGCGACATCCATCTCGAGCCCGGTCGGCATCAGGGTGTGGTACGGTTCAGAGTCGACGGCGTCATGCGACAGTACATGCAGATGCCGTTGATTGCGCTCACGCGCGTCGTGTCGCGCATAAAGGTCCTCGCCAAGCTCGACATCGCCGACAGGCTGCGTCCGCAGGACGGCCGCACGCGCGTGTCGATCGCAGGCCGCACATTCGACCTGCGCATCTCGACGGTGCCGACGCGCGAGGCGGAGAAGGCTGTCGTTCGCATTCTGAATCCTGACGCGTCGCGCTCGCTCGAAGATCTCGGAATTGCGGATCACGAGCTGGCGCGGCTCAAGTATCTGCTGTCGTTCCGTGAAGGCGTGGTCATCGTCACCGGGCCGACGGGATCGGGAAAGACGACGACGCTCTACGGCGGAGTGCGCGAGCTCGCCGCGCAGGCGATCAACATCATGACCGTGGAAGATCCGGTCGAGTACGAGCTGCCGGGTGTCACGCAGATTCAGATCGACCCGAAGCGGGACGTCACGTTCGCATCGGCGTTGCGCGCAATTCTCCGCCAGGATCCCGACGTCGTATTCGTCGGCGAGATTCGCGATGCTGAGACGGCCAGCGTCGCGCTGCAGGCTGCCGCAACCGGCCACCTCGTGTTGTCCACGCTTCACACCAACGATGCAGTCGGAGCGATACAGCGCCTGATCGACCTCGGTCTCGATCGCGCCGCCCTGGCTCCCGCGCTGCGCGGCGTGGTGGGACAGAGACTGATTCGCCGTTTGTGCAGTGTCTGTTCAATCGAGCAGCCCGAGCAACGCGATGCCGGCACCGTGCGCCTGGAGCGTGCATTCGGAGTGCGCCAGGCGCGTCGCGCCGTTGGCTGCAAGGAATGCGGTGAGACGGGCTATCGCGGACGCATTCCACTCGACGAAGTGTTGGTGAGCAGTCCCGACTTTCAGGAAAAGCTGACGCGCAATGCGCCCGCGCTCGATCTGCAACGCGCGGCGGAGAAGGGCGGGATGCGTCCCATTCGCGAAGTGGCACTCGGCCACGTCGTCGTCGGTGATACGACACTCGACGAAGTGGAACGCGTGCTCGGAGAGGGCGAAGGCCCACCCGAGAGAGGCGATGAACGTCCGCGCATTCTCGTCGTCGATGACGATCCCGTCACGCGCGAGCTGGCCGTTGGAGTGTTGAAGGCGACCGGATTCACGGTCGAGCAGGCAACGGACGGACAGGCCGCGCTGGATCTGCTCGCGCACGATTCACGATTCGCGCTCGTCACGCTCGACCTGAGCATGCCACGCGTGACAGGCCTCGACGTGCTGAGAAAGATGCGCGCGTCGGCGGCGACGGCGGGCGTGCCGATCGTTGTGCTTACGAGCACCGATGGTGAGGAGATGGAAATCAACCTCATGAACGAAGGCGCCGACGATTACCTGCGCAAGCCCCTGGACCCGGCGCGGTTCATCGCACGCATTCGTGCTGTGTTGAGACGGGCGGCCAACTAG
- a CDS encoding efflux RND transporter periplasmic adaptor subunit: MSYRQQSSLTIFVSIVLAAGCSKAPPEKQPKVPVIVATARRTAVPYTLTTNGVVEPLQTAAVEAQVGGILTRVAFKEGQVVKAGDVLFQIDARPYVAALDQARGQLARDQAQAASAARDSVRYSALVQKDYVTRSQADQIVATAASAAATVDADRAAVERAQVDVSNCTIRAPISGRTGALLVRQGNLVKANASTPMVVINQIEPILVRFSVPQGDLPDIQRYFGAGKPLAVQALASEGPGSTLDGTLAFVDNAVDSTTGTVLLKAKFENSKSTLWPGQFVDVTLRLYIDPNALTVPSAAVLTGQNGSYVFTVDNAGDARQQPVQVVRTADTLSVIGTGLNDGDRVITDGQSRLVAGSKVVIRPASAAGATPRIADSGAAGAANPYAPSGSPSTAGQPSGTAGPGSGSSKPGHRP; encoded by the coding sequence ATGAGTTATAGACAGCAGTCGTCGTTAACAATATTCGTATCGATCGTGCTCGCAGCGGGCTGCTCGAAAGCCCCGCCGGAGAAGCAGCCAAAGGTCCCGGTGATCGTTGCCACAGCGCGACGGACCGCCGTGCCCTACACACTGACAACCAACGGAGTGGTCGAGCCACTTCAGACCGCCGCCGTCGAGGCACAGGTAGGCGGAATCCTGACGCGTGTCGCGTTCAAGGAAGGTCAGGTAGTCAAGGCTGGCGACGTTCTCTTCCAGATCGATGCGCGCCCCTACGTCGCGGCCCTGGATCAGGCCCGGGGCCAGCTCGCCCGCGATCAGGCACAAGCTGCGAGCGCGGCACGCGACTCGGTGCGGTATTCGGCGCTGGTACAGAAGGATTATGTAACCCGTTCCCAGGCCGATCAGATCGTTGCAACTGCTGCTTCGGCCGCCGCGACCGTGGACGCGGATCGCGCCGCTGTCGAGCGTGCACAGGTCGACGTGTCGAACTGTACCATCCGCGCACCGATTTCGGGCCGCACCGGCGCGCTCCTGGTTCGTCAGGGAAACCTGGTAAAGGCCAACGCATCGACTCCGATGGTCGTGATAAATCAGATCGAACCGATCCTGGTACGATTCTCGGTGCCGCAGGGCGATCTGCCTGATATTCAGCGGTACTTCGGAGCTGGCAAGCCGCTGGCCGTCCAGGCGCTCGCGTCCGAAGGGCCGGGATCGACACTGGACGGCACGCTCGCGTTCGTGGATAACGCGGTCGACTCGACTACCGGTACCGTTTTGCTCAAGGCCAAGTTCGAGAACAGCAAGTCGACGCTGTGGCCAGGCCAGTTCGTGGACGTGACGCTCCGGCTGTACATCGACCCGAACGCGCTCACCGTTCCGTCTGCGGCGGTACTCACGGGCCAGAACGGATCGTACGTATTCACCGTGGATAACGCCGGCGACGCGCGCCAACAGCCGGTGCAGGTCGTCAGAACCGCTGACACTCTCTCCGTGATTGGAACCGGGCTCAACGACGGCGATCGTGTAATAACGGACGGCCAGTCACGTCTGGTCGCGGGGTCCAAGGTCGTCATACGACCGGCGAGCGCCGCCGGAGCAACCCCACGAATTGCTGATTCCGGCGCGGCCGGCGCAGCCAACCCATATGCGCCGTCGGGATCGCCGTCGACTGCTGGCCAACCCTCTGGAACTGCAGGACCAGGGAGCGGTAGCAGCAAACCGGGGCACCGACCATGA
- a CDS encoding acetamidase/formamidase family protein: MSRIVPLLGAIVCASASVAAQSSPVSHTLMPSPTTVAWGYYDAAAKPVLHINSGDQIVVGTLITSSPTRLEGAGVKPADVEQSLRDIYAKVTDKGPGGHILTGPIYVNGADSGDVLEVRIKKIDLAIPYAYNAFGGKSGFLPEDFGYSRMRIIPLDKQKMLAHFADGIDIPLRPFFGSIGDAPDPALGRLNSAPPGMHAGNLDNKELVAGTTLYIPVHTAGALLEIGDGHAGQGNGEVDITALETSLVGTFHVIVRKDMHLTWPRAETPTHWITMGTDKDLVTATKTAIRQAIDFLMSRGLSKDDAYMLVSVACDVDITQLVDGNVGVHVMIPKSIFTKETATAKR, translated from the coding sequence ATGTCGCGAATCGTGCCGCTTCTGGGGGCCATCGTGTGCGCATCGGCCAGCGTCGCCGCGCAATCGTCTCCCGTGTCACACACGCTGATGCCGAGCCCTACGACAGTTGCCTGGGGCTATTATGACGCAGCGGCGAAGCCAGTGCTGCACATCAATTCCGGAGATCAGATCGTCGTTGGCACACTGATAACCTCGAGCCCCACGCGTCTCGAAGGGGCGGGTGTTAAGCCGGCTGACGTGGAGCAGTCTCTGCGCGACATTTACGCCAAGGTCACCGACAAGGGGCCAGGCGGACACATTCTCACCGGCCCCATATACGTGAACGGGGCGGACTCCGGTGACGTGCTGGAGGTGCGCATAAAGAAGATCGATCTGGCGATTCCGTATGCGTACAACGCGTTCGGCGGGAAGAGTGGCTTTCTGCCCGAGGATTTCGGCTACTCCAGAATGCGCATAATTCCGCTCGACAAGCAGAAAATGCTCGCGCACTTCGCTGACGGAATCGACATTCCACTGCGACCGTTCTTCGGCAGCATAGGTGACGCGCCGGATCCCGCACTCGGCCGGCTCAACAGCGCGCCGCCGGGAATGCACGCCGGCAACCTCGATAACAAGGAGCTTGTCGCCGGCACTACACTGTATATCCCGGTCCACACCGCCGGTGCGCTGCTCGAGATCGGCGACGGACATGCAGGCCAGGGAAATGGCGAGGTGGACATCACTGCGCTGGAAACCTCGCTCGTCGGAACATTTCACGTGATTGTCCGTAAGGACATGCACCTTACGTGGCCGCGCGCCGAGACTCCGACCCACTGGATCACCATGGGCACCGACAAGGATCTCGTTACTGCGACCAAGACGGCGATCCGTCAGGCCATCGACTTCCTTATGAGCCGCGGGCTCAGCAAGGACGACGCATACATGCTCGTGAGTGTCGCCTGCGACGTCGATATTACTCAGCTCGTCGACGGGAACGTCGGTGTCCACGTGATGATTCCCAAGTCGATCTTCACGAAGGAAACGGCCACCGCCAAGAGGTAG
- a CDS encoding carboxypeptidase regulatory-like domain-containing protein, with translation MDTKDLLSSWICCRHGYSRAFITGCVLALAFASSTGAQQPLAGAPTTRPPDQAIQRPSSVRGLVRDSADTPIPFATVVWGEARQVITTTDSGEFSLTDIPAGKTRFTIRRLGYVPVDFDLILKPGTIKPVVVHLSPTPPSLTTVDVEAARAMGTDPYRDDRFRATGFFDRKAHLSGYFISPDEVERRRPTSVSDLMYGVPGVTLIGRPHTSSARYVSSSDHCRLQVYLDGHPVPDGDDFVAGSDIKAVEVYSSLLRASDRFLPSPQKGYCGSIVVWTK, from the coding sequence ATGGATACGAAAGATCTGCTTTCGTCGTGGATCTGTTGCCGGCACGGATACAGCCGCGCGTTCATAACGGGATGCGTACTGGCGCTCGCTTTCGCCAGCTCGACCGGAGCCCAGCAACCCCTCGCTGGCGCGCCGACGACAAGGCCTCCTGACCAGGCTATTCAGCGACCTTCGTCGGTTCGCGGTCTCGTTCGGGACTCCGCCGATACTCCCATTCCATTTGCGACGGTCGTCTGGGGCGAAGCGCGCCAGGTCATCACCACCACTGACTCGGGCGAATTCTCGCTTACCGACATACCGGCCGGCAAGACGCGATTCACTATTCGGCGTCTCGGATACGTTCCCGTCGATTTCGATCTGATCCTCAAGCCTGGAACGATCAAGCCCGTCGTCGTACATCTCTCGCCCACCCCTCCATCGCTCACGACCGTCGACGTCGAAGCGGCGCGCGCGATGGGAACTGACCCGTATCGTGACGACCGGTTTCGGGCGACTGGATTCTTCGATAGAAAGGCACATCTCTCCGGCTACTTCATTTCACCCGACGAGGTCGAGCGGCGCCGGCCCACCTCGGTAAGCGACCTCATGTATGGTGTTCCAGGTGTGACGTTGATCGGCCGGCCGCATACGTCATCTGCACGCTATGTCTCCTCGAGCGATCATTGCCGTCTGCAGGTGTACCTGGACGGCCATCCTGTGCCGGACGGAGATGACTTCGTCGCCGGAAGCGACATCAAGGCGGTCGAGGTTTACAGTAGCCTCCTTCGCGCATCGGACAGATTTCTTCCGTCGCCGCAGAAGGGTTATTGCGGCAGTATCGTCGTCTGGACCAAGTAG
- a CDS encoding efflux RND transporter permease subunit, with product MTALFIRRPIMTTLVMVSILFFGVVSYQRLPVSDLPSVDFPTISVNANLPGASPETMASSVATPLEKQFSTIAGIDNMTSTSQLGSTSITIQFTLDRDIDAAAQDVNAAISQTLRRLPLGILPPSYRKVNPADSPILYLALTSNTMPLSQLDEYGETVMAQQISMTPGIAQVVVYGAQKYAVRVQLDPTSLANRGIGIDEVASAINSQNVSMPTGTLWGPNRALTVETNGQLQNAAQFRQMVVAYRDGAPVHLSELGQVLDDVENNKTASWYNGDRAVVLAVQRQPGTNTVAVAQGVKDLLASLRTQIPASVKISVLYDRSASIEASVNDVKSTLVLTLFLVIMVIFLFLRNISATVIPSLALPMSLVGTFAVMYLLGYSLDNLSLMALTLAVGFVVDDAIVMLENIVRHMEMGKTPLQAAFDGSAEIGFTILSMTLSLTAVFIPLLFMGGIVGRLFHEFAVTIGAAILVSGFVSLTLTPMLSSRFLKPPSHDHGRMFNATERAYEKLAGGYTNSLGWVMRHRFAALMFSLLILVATGVLAKVVQTGFIPTQDTGQISATTEAAQGTSFADMVTHQKQIADIVAKDTNVAAYMSSVGSGGGSGNQGRIFLSLKPFGQRLSADEIVNELRPKLTGVPGMNVFMQVPPAIQIGSRSSKSLYQYTMQGPDIAALDAAAEKMEVRMRGLPELQDVTSDLQIANPQVNVNIDRDHASALGVTAQDIETALNDAYGSRQVSNIYTPNNEYFVIMELLPQFQQDINALRMLYVKSSATHTLVPLSTVATLTQTVGPLAINHSGQLPSVTISFNTRPGSALGEATSAIQAAAATTVPPGITTSFSGTAQAFQQSQQGLVALLILAIFVIYMVLGILYESFIHPLTILTGLPFAAFGALLSLYIFHMPLDVYGFVGLILLVGIVKKNAIMMIDFAIEAERNEHKSPADAIVEAASVRFRPIMMTSMAALMATLPIALGTGAGAESRRPLGIAVVGGLAFSQLVTLYVTPVFYTYFDELPGRIRDMARSVTSRIRGTRGALAPRTARPE from the coding sequence ATGACAGCATTATTCATTCGACGGCCGATCATGACGACTCTCGTCATGGTCTCCATTCTGTTCTTTGGCGTCGTTTCATACCAGCGACTTCCGGTAAGCGACCTTCCATCAGTCGACTTCCCGACGATCAGCGTGAATGCGAATCTCCCCGGTGCAAGTCCGGAGACGATGGCATCATCCGTCGCCACGCCCCTCGAAAAGCAGTTCTCCACGATCGCCGGCATCGACAACATGACGTCGACGAGCCAGCTCGGATCGACTTCGATCACGATTCAGTTCACACTGGATCGCGACATCGACGCCGCCGCGCAGGATGTGAACGCGGCGATCTCGCAAACGCTGCGCAGATTGCCGCTCGGCATTCTCCCCCCGTCATATCGAAAGGTGAATCCGGCCGATTCGCCCATCCTGTATCTCGCGCTCACGTCCAACACGATGCCACTATCGCAGCTCGACGAGTACGGCGAGACAGTGATGGCGCAGCAGATCTCGATGACGCCGGGCATTGCGCAGGTAGTCGTGTACGGCGCACAGAAGTACGCCGTTCGTGTCCAGCTGGACCCCACGTCGCTGGCCAATCGCGGTATCGGGATAGACGAGGTCGCCAGCGCGATCAATTCGCAGAACGTGAGCATGCCAACGGGCACGCTCTGGGGCCCCAATCGCGCCCTGACCGTCGAAACCAACGGCCAGCTTCAGAACGCCGCGCAGTTTCGTCAGATGGTCGTGGCATATCGCGACGGTGCCCCGGTACACCTGAGCGAACTGGGCCAGGTGTTGGACGACGTCGAAAACAACAAGACGGCAAGCTGGTACAACGGCGACCGCGCGGTAGTGCTTGCGGTGCAGCGCCAGCCGGGTACCAACACCGTCGCGGTCGCGCAGGGCGTGAAGGATCTGCTCGCATCGCTGCGCACGCAGATCCCGGCGAGCGTCAAGATAAGCGTCCTCTACGACCGCTCTGCGTCGATCGAGGCGTCGGTCAATGACGTGAAGTCCACACTCGTGCTCACGCTGTTCCTTGTGATCATGGTGATCTTCCTGTTCCTGAGAAACATCTCGGCGACTGTCATCCCGAGTCTCGCGCTCCCGATGTCGCTGGTGGGAACGTTCGCCGTGATGTACCTGCTCGGCTACTCGCTGGATAATCTGTCGCTGATGGCGCTCACTCTCGCCGTCGGATTCGTCGTCGACGACGCGATCGTCATGCTCGAGAACATCGTGCGACACATGGAGATGGGAAAGACTCCGCTGCAGGCGGCGTTCGACGGATCCGCCGAGATCGGCTTCACGATTCTGTCGATGACCCTGTCGCTCACGGCGGTGTTCATCCCTCTCCTGTTCATGGGCGGTATTGTGGGCCGCCTGTTCCACGAATTTGCGGTGACCATCGGCGCGGCGATTCTTGTCTCCGGCTTCGTGTCGCTCACGCTGACGCCGATGTTGTCGAGCCGGTTCCTCAAGCCACCGTCGCACGACCACGGGCGCATGTTCAACGCCACGGAGCGTGCATACGAGAAGCTCGCCGGCGGATACACCAACAGCCTCGGCTGGGTGATGCGCCACCGGTTTGCGGCGTTGATGTTCTCGCTCCTGATACTCGTCGCCACCGGAGTGTTGGCCAAGGTCGTTCAGACCGGCTTCATTCCAACTCAGGACACAGGTCAGATCTCCGCTACAACAGAGGCGGCACAGGGAACGTCGTTCGCGGATATGGTCACGCACCAGAAGCAGATTGCCGACATCGTCGCGAAGGATACGAACGTGGCCGCGTACATGTCTTCCGTCGGCTCCGGTGGTGGCAGCGGAAATCAGGGGCGCATTTTTCTCAGTCTCAAGCCGTTCGGCCAGCGGCTGAGTGCTGATGAGATCGTCAACGAGCTGCGCCCCAAGCTTACCGGCGTTCCCGGCATGAACGTGTTCATGCAGGTGCCCCCCGCCATTCAGATCGGTTCCCGCTCGTCGAAGAGTCTGTATCAGTACACGATGCAGGGTCCTGATATCGCGGCACTGGATGCGGCCGCGGAAAAAATGGAAGTGCGCATGCGTGGCCTTCCCGAGTTGCAGGATGTGACGAGCGATCTGCAGATTGCCAATCCGCAGGTGAACGTGAACATCGACCGCGATCATGCGTCCGCACTCGGAGTCACTGCTCAGGATATCGAAACTGCGCTGAACGACGCGTACGGTTCGCGCCAGGTCTCGAACATCTACACGCCGAACAACGAGTACTTCGTCATCATGGAGCTGCTCCCGCAGTTTCAGCAGGATATCAACGCGCTGCGCATGCTGTACGTCAAATCGTCGGCGACGCACACACTCGTTCCGTTGAGTACGGTCGCGACGCTGACGCAGACAGTCGGTCCGCTCGCAATAAACCACTCTGGCCAGCTGCCGTCCGTTACAATCTCGTTCAACACGCGCCCCGGTTCGGCGCTCGGCGAGGCCACCAGCGCGATTCAGGCGGCGGCCGCCACCACCGTTCCTCCCGGCATAACCACGAGTTTCTCCGGTACCGCACAGGCATTTCAGCAGAGTCAGCAGGGGCTCGTTGCACTTCTCATCCTGGCGATCTTCGTGATCTACATGGTGCTTGGAATTCTCTACGAGAGTTTCATTCACCCGCTGACGATTCTCACGGGGTTGCCGTTCGCCGCCTTCGGCGCGCTGCTGTCGCTGTACATCTTCCACATGCCGCTCGACGTGTACGGCTTTGTGGGACTCATTCTGCTCGTAGGCATTGTGAAGAAGAACGCGATCATGATGATCGACTTTGCGATCGAAGCAGAGCGCAACGAGCACAAGAGTCCGGCGGACGCGATCGTCGAGGCGGCGAGCGTAAGATTTCGCCCGATCATGATGACGTCGATGGCCGCCCTCATGGCGACGCTGCCGATCGCGCTCGGGACCGGAGCGGGCGCCGAGTCCAGACGTCCGCTTGGTATCGCGGTGGTCGGGGGTCTCGCGTTCTCTCAGCTCGTCACGCTGTACGTGACACCGGTGTTCTACACGTACTTCGACGAGCTTCCCGGCAGGATTCGCGACATGGCCCGCAGCGTAACATCCAGGATACGCGGAACACGCGGCGCTCTCGCGCCGCGGACGGCACGGCCGGAATAG
- the moaC gene encoding cyclic pyranopterin monophosphate synthase MoaC, whose protein sequence is MIPAQRPDNPRLTHTNQAGEAHMVDVSAKTDTLRTATAAGNITMSAVAVAAIRDNMVAKGDVLGVARIAGIMAAKRTAELIPLCHQIALSHVDVVLSIDDSISGIRAEATAVSTGTTGVEMEAIVAVSIALATIYDMAKSVDRSMVIGGVRLLRKSGGKSGEYAAGA, encoded by the coding sequence TTGATTCCCGCCCAACGTCCGGATAACCCGCGTCTGACTCATACGAACCAAGCCGGTGAAGCGCACATGGTGGATGTCAGCGCAAAGACCGACACGCTTCGCACTGCAACTGCTGCCGGCAACATCACGATGTCGGCCGTCGCCGTCGCCGCGATTCGCGACAACATGGTTGCCAAGGGCGACGTGCTGGGAGTTGCGCGGATCGCCGGAATCATGGCGGCGAAACGAACCGCCGAGCTGATTCCGTTGTGTCATCAGATCGCGTTGTCGCACGTCGACGTCGTGCTGTCGATCGACGATTCGATTTCCGGAATTCGCGCCGAGGCAACTGCAGTGAGCACCGGAACGACCGGCGTGGAGATGGAAGCGATCGTGGCGGTATCGATCGCGCTCGCGACGATCTACGACATGGCGAAGAGCGTGGACAGATCGATGGTCATTGGCGGCGTGCGGCTGCTACGAAAGAGCGGCGGTAAATCGGGGGAGTACGCAGCTGGAGCTTGA
- a CDS encoding nucleotidyltransferase has protein sequence MTSTSAAFVDQMVPDSQASSGDFERRAGIRKPSRQDVASPAAQAFYARVMRILGGAGLEFLVGGTHAFMPYTGIERSSKDFDIFVRGDDIEPVLAVLARSGLRTDMAFPHWLAKVFHRRYFVDIIFNSGNAVTPVDEQWFTRARAGTVLGVPVKLVPAEEMLWSKAFVMERERYDGADVVHILRSRAERLDWDRLLDRFGERWRVLLFNLVLFGFVYPAERARIPARVMRILMERLRDELDSDAPTGRLCQGTLISREQYLPDTTAWGYADARQLPIGNMTAEQISDWTAAIGR, from the coding sequence ATGACCTCGACTTCAGCCGCCTTCGTCGACCAGATGGTTCCAGACAGTCAAGCCTCATCCGGTGATTTCGAGCGCCGCGCTGGCATCCGCAAGCCATCGAGGCAGGACGTGGCATCGCCCGCTGCTCAGGCGTTCTACGCCCGTGTGATGCGCATCCTAGGCGGCGCCGGTCTGGAATTCCTGGTGGGCGGAACCCATGCCTTCATGCCGTACACCGGTATCGAGCGGTCGTCCAAGGACTTCGACATCTTCGTCCGGGGCGACGACATCGAACCCGTGCTGGCAGTGCTTGCCCGGTCGGGACTCCGCACCGATATGGCCTTTCCGCACTGGCTCGCGAAGGTCTTCCACCGGCGCTACTTCGTCGACATCATCTTCAATTCCGGGAACGCGGTGACTCCGGTCGATGAGCAATGGTTCACCCGCGCCCGCGCCGGCACGGTACTCGGCGTGCCGGTAAAGCTGGTTCCGGCGGAAGAGATGCTCTGGTCCAAGGCGTTCGTCATGGAGCGCGAGCGATACGATGGCGCCGACGTCGTCCACATTCTCCGGTCTCGCGCGGAGCGGCTGGATTGGGACCGGTTGCTCGACCGGTTCGGCGAGAGGTGGCGGGTGCTGCTATTCAATCTCGTCCTTTTCGGGTTCGTCTATCCAGCCGAGCGGGCGCGCATTCCAGCGCGGGTCATGCGAATTCTCATGGAGAGATTGCGGGACGAGTTGGACAGCGACGCGCCCACTGGCCGGCTCTGTCAGGGCACGCTGATCTCGCGGGAACAGTACCTTCCGGACACCACCGCGTGGGGTTATGCGGACGCGCGCCAGCTCCCGATCGGCAACATGACGGCAGAGCAGATAAGCGACTGGACCGCGGCTATCGGCCGGTAA